Proteins co-encoded in one Polluticoccus soli genomic window:
- a CDS encoding sensor histidine kinase, giving the protein MQPVKKYVLTWLLPLFCLLAAAHIYLFHELGFADSTLSIFAGFVVTATQTLAVWALLIIIQAYPTRVGILTYALIIASVLSLAVTLTDNVLLKLLDSENEEFANFVRQSLVIHFVATWLITCWIASVIAMQKQLDEVRKRFTQQTDAAALLKEAELYKLRQQLQPHFLYNSLNSISALTMIAPGKAQDMIGKLSDFLRSSVRREGQEHIPVDEELSYIEAYLSIEAIRFGDRLKVEFEKEYTDAATIPPFLLQPVLENAIKFGLYGKTGQVTITVHISLQAGMLHITISNPYDPQMQMPKGTGFGLEGIRRRLYLLFARADLLETSQENEIFTTILKIPQHVQGDTDRR; this is encoded by the coding sequence ATGCAACCGGTAAAGAAATATGTGCTGACATGGCTGTTGCCGTTGTTCTGCCTGTTGGCAGCAGCGCATATTTACCTGTTTCATGAACTGGGCTTTGCAGATTCAACATTGTCCATCTTCGCGGGTTTTGTAGTTACGGCCACGCAAACGCTGGCTGTATGGGCGTTGCTCATCATCATACAGGCTTATCCTACCAGGGTGGGTATTCTCACCTATGCGCTCATCATAGCATCAGTGCTCAGCCTGGCGGTTACGCTCACGGATAATGTCCTGCTCAAACTCTTAGATAGCGAGAACGAGGAGTTTGCCAATTTCGTCAGGCAGAGTTTGGTGATTCATTTTGTAGCTACCTGGCTTATCACCTGCTGGATAGCCAGCGTCATTGCCATGCAAAAGCAACTGGATGAAGTGCGGAAAAGATTTACACAACAGACAGACGCTGCTGCATTGCTGAAAGAGGCAGAGCTATACAAGCTTCGTCAGCAGCTGCAGCCACATTTTTTATATAACAGCCTTAACTCCATCAGTGCGCTAACGATGATAGCGCCCGGTAAGGCACAGGATATGATCGGTAAACTGTCGGATTTTTTGCGCAGCTCTGTGCGACGTGAGGGACAAGAGCATATACCCGTTGATGAAGAACTGAGTTATATAGAAGCCTATCTATCGATAGAAGCGATACGTTTTGGAGACAGGCTGAAAGTGGAGTTTGAGAAAGAATACACGGATGCAGCAACGATACCACCGTTTTTACTGCAGCCGGTGTTAGAGAACGCCATCAAGTTTGGGCTGTATGGCAAAACAGGGCAGGTAACCATAACTGTGCACATCAGTTTGCAAGCAGGCATGTTACACATCACCATCAGCAATCCATACGATCCGCAAATGCAGATGCCCAAGGGTACAGGCTTCGGGCTGGAAGGCATACGCCGCAGGTTGTACCTGTTATTTGCCCGTGCCGACCTTTTAGAAACCTCGCAGGAAAACGAGATATTTACAACCATTTTAAAGATCCCTCAGCATGTACAAGGCGATACTGATAGACGATGA
- a CDS encoding DUF2235 domain-containing protein, with the protein MGNRIITCSDGTWNKPGAASTNVERIFQCIADETPDGKFQYKAYDQGVGTGTNFLDKIIGGATGSGLTQNIKDMYLFLCMNYQPGDDIYLFGFSRGAYTARSLAGFIYNCSILRPENIHLVNTAFDLYRNRNPLTKPASSLMASFRRNYCFERPMIKFIGVWDTVGSLGVPISFFRNQAKFRFHDCHLNREVEYAYHALAIDERRGIFKPTLWEMTPEAKREGKQVLEQRWFPGVHSNVGGGYLDHGLSDIALKWLMDKAAGAGLYFDPEMLKQLKPECRPLFNGKKYNSHLALPYVLYPPSWHWRKIMTKDTTNEVLDESVHERLKLMGYKPKNVMKLLKQKGLSK; encoded by the coding sequence ATGGGAAATCGCATCATTACCTGCAGCGATGGCACCTGGAATAAGCCGGGCGCAGCCTCTACCAACGTTGAACGTATATTCCAATGCATTGCCGACGAGACGCCAGATGGCAAGTTTCAATACAAGGCATATGACCAGGGTGTAGGAACCGGAACTAATTTTCTGGATAAGATCATAGGTGGCGCAACGGGCTCGGGTCTTACCCAAAACATCAAAGACATGTACCTGTTCCTGTGCATGAACTACCAGCCGGGCGACGATATTTACCTGTTTGGTTTCAGTAGGGGAGCGTATACCGCACGCAGTCTTGCCGGCTTTATTTACAATTGCAGCATATTGAGGCCAGAGAACATTCATCTTGTCAACACTGCTTTTGATCTGTATCGTAACCGTAACCCGCTAACAAAACCTGCTTCATCGCTGATGGCTTCGTTTCGCCGCAATTATTGTTTTGAGCGGCCGATGATCAAGTTTATTGGTGTGTGGGATACTGTAGGTAGTCTTGGTGTTCCGATATCGTTCTTCCGCAACCAGGCCAAATTCCGCTTCCACGACTGCCACTTGAACAGGGAAGTGGAGTATGCCTACCATGCATTGGCGATTGATGAACGAAGGGGCATATTTAAACCTACGCTTTGGGAAATGACGCCTGAGGCAAAACGCGAGGGCAAACAAGTGCTGGAGCAAAGATGGTTTCCCGGCGTACATAGCAATGTGGGTGGTGGTTATCTCGATCACGGCTTGAGTGATATTGCACTGAAATGGTTGATGGATAAAGCCGCAGGTGCGGGGTTGTATTTCGACCCGGAGATGTTGAAACAATTAAAACCCGAGTGTAGGCCACTGTTTAACGGTAAGAAATATAATTCGCATCTCGCCTTGCCTTATGTCTTATACCCACCGTCGTGGCACTGGCGCAAAATAATGACCAAAGACACTACCAATGAAGTGTTGGATGAATCGGTGCACGAGCGGTTGAAGCTGATGGGCTACAAGCCTAAAAACGTAATGAAGTTGCTCAAACAGAAAGGACTGTCTAAATAG
- a CDS encoding LytR/AlgR family response regulator transcription factor produces the protein MYKAILIDDEPLARQLIATFLQPYTQVQVVAECNDGFEGFKAIQELQPDLIFLDVQMPRVNGFEMLELLDNPPAVIFTTAFDEYALKAFEAHAVDYLLKPVSRERFDKAMQKWLQQAAAKNLPAMGQLLENDIYEGYQHRIVVKDNGMIRIIPAQDIYYIEASDDYVKIFTSNGTYLKKSTLNHIEQSFDPKQFVRVHRSFLIPVSQLSRIEPYEKESHIALLHCGAKVVVSKSGMSRLKTLLGW, from the coding sequence ATGTACAAGGCGATACTGATAGACGATGAACCATTGGCACGCCAACTCATCGCCACTTTTCTGCAACCTTATACACAAGTACAGGTGGTAGCCGAGTGCAACGACGGCTTTGAGGGATTTAAAGCTATACAGGAACTCCAGCCTGATCTTATCTTTCTCGATGTGCAGATGCCTAGAGTAAATGGTTTTGAGATGCTGGAGCTGTTGGACAATCCACCTGCTGTCATCTTTACTACTGCTTTTGATGAATATGCATTGAAGGCGTTTGAAGCACACGCTGTCGATTACCTGCTGAAACCAGTGTCAAGAGAACGTTTTGATAAAGCGATGCAGAAGTGGCTGCAGCAGGCTGCGGCGAAGAATCTGCCTGCCATGGGGCAGCTGCTGGAAAATGACATTTACGAAGGCTACCAGCACCGGATAGTGGTAAAGGACAATGGCATGATCCGCATCATACCGGCGCAGGATATATACTATATAGAAGCCAGCGACGATTACGTGAAGATCTTTACCTCCAACGGTACTTACCTTAAAAAGAGTACACTTAATCATATTGAGCAAAGCTTCGACCCGAAACAGTTTGTGCGTGTACACCGCTCATTCCTGATACCGGTAAGCCAGCTATCGCGTATAGAGCCTTATGAAAAAGAAAGCCACATTGCGTTGCTGCATTGCGGCGCTAAAGTAGTAGTGAGCAAAAGCGGTATGTCGCGGCTGAAGACCTTGCTGGGTTGGTAA
- a CDS encoding replication-associated recombination protein A encodes MAGKQIPLAERMRPQSLEEFIGQEHLVGQGKVLEQMIQSRKAHSIIFWGPPGVGKTTLAQIIARSLDIPFFTLSAIDSGVKDVRAVIEQARKAGHALLFIDEIHRFNKAQQDSLLGAVEKGIITLIGATTENPSFEVISALLSRSQVYVLKALTEEHLMALVNQALEKDEWLKEQNIRIGEWEALIQLSGGDARRLLNLVELIAASMPEGATVVTNDIVQDIVQNKMALYDKTGEQHYDIISAFIKSIRGSDPNAAVYWLARMIEGGEDPKFIARRMVILASEDVGNANPNALLLATTTFQAVELIGWPESRIILSQCATYLASSQKSNASYMAINRAQSLVSKTGDLPVPLPIRNAPTGLMKKMDYGKGYKYAHDYPGNFVEEEFLPEKISGTKLYDPGNNAAEARLRDYLKHCWKDKYDY; translated from the coding sequence ATGGCGGGAAAACAAATACCTCTGGCGGAACGTATGCGGCCCCAAAGCCTGGAGGAGTTTATAGGACAGGAGCATTTGGTAGGGCAGGGAAAGGTGCTGGAGCAAATGATACAGAGCCGTAAGGCACATTCCATCATTTTTTGGGGACCGCCGGGAGTGGGGAAGACCACGCTGGCGCAGATCATCGCTCGTTCGCTCGACATCCCGTTTTTTACTCTTAGTGCTATAGATAGTGGTGTGAAAGACGTGCGCGCCGTCATAGAGCAGGCACGAAAGGCTGGCCATGCTTTGTTGTTCATAGATGAGATACACCGTTTTAATAAAGCACAACAGGATAGCCTGCTGGGTGCTGTAGAGAAAGGCATCATCACCCTGATAGGTGCCACTACTGAAAATCCTTCATTTGAAGTGATAAGCGCCTTGCTGAGCCGAAGCCAGGTGTACGTATTGAAGGCTCTCACAGAAGAACACCTGATGGCCCTGGTGAACCAGGCGCTGGAAAAAGACGAATGGCTGAAAGAGCAAAATATCAGAATAGGCGAATGGGAGGCACTGATACAGCTAAGCGGCGGTGACGCGCGCAGACTTTTGAATCTAGTGGAGTTGATCGCAGCATCGATGCCCGAAGGTGCGACAGTAGTGACCAATGATATAGTGCAGGACATTGTGCAGAACAAAATGGCGCTGTACGACAAGACCGGTGAGCAGCATTACGATATCATTTCAGCTTTTATTAAATCCATTCGCGGCAGCGACCCCAATGCAGCTGTGTACTGGCTGGCGCGGATGATAGAAGGTGGCGAAGATCCGAAGTTCATTGCGCGGCGCATGGTGATACTGGCCAGCGAGGATGTCGGCAACGCCAATCCCAATGCGCTGCTGCTGGCAACAACAACCTTCCAGGCAGTGGAACTGATAGGTTGGCCGGAATCGCGTATCATCCTTTCTCAGTGTGCCACCTACCTGGCATCTTCGCAAAAAAGCAATGCATCTTATATGGCCATCAACCGTGCACAGTCGCTGGTGAGCAAAACGGGTGACCTTCCAGTGCCACTACCAATACGCAATGCGCCTACAGGATTGATGAAGAAAATGGACTACGGCAAAGGGTATAAATATGCACACGATTACCCGGGCAATTTTGTGGAGGAGGAATTTTTGCCGGAGAAGATATCGGGAACGAAGTTGTACGATCCCGGTAATAACGCGGCAGAAGCAAGGTTGCGGGATTACTTAAAACACTGTTGGAAAGATAAATACGACTATTAA
- a CDS encoding class I SAM-dependent methyltransferase produces MGTEEQHLRLVAQQLRKPEGEDGITTGEIMNRGNRLINEYAIQKLDPVPGDSVLEMGMGNGYFIKEIIGRDQSISYTGIDYSETMIEAAKELNKEWIAKGQVKLVQGAVDNMSFADGAFTKAMGINIIYFWENPTIELAEIRRVLKPGGKLVIGIRPKHAMLKMPFTKYGFTLYSKDDLVELLTQNSFTVSDVQEMEEPSFDIGGKTINPESLIVTAVSN; encoded by the coding sequence ATGGGTACAGAAGAACAACATCTGCGGCTAGTGGCGCAGCAGCTACGAAAACCGGAAGGCGAAGACGGTATTACGACGGGAGAGATCATGAACCGGGGTAACCGCCTGATAAATGAGTATGCCATTCAAAAGCTGGACCCGGTGCCCGGAGATTCAGTATTAGAAATGGGTATGGGCAATGGCTATTTTATCAAAGAAATTATTGGTCGTGATCAGTCTATTTCATACACCGGCATCGATTATTCGGAGACGATGATAGAGGCGGCAAAGGAATTGAACAAGGAATGGATAGCGAAAGGACAGGTGAAGTTGGTACAGGGAGCGGTTGATAATATGTCCTTTGCTGATGGAGCATTTACAAAGGCGATGGGCATCAACATCATTTATTTTTGGGAAAACCCGACAATAGAATTGGCGGAGATAAGACGCGTGTTGAAACCGGGAGGAAAATTGGTAATTGGCATACGTCCCAAACACGCTATGTTGAAAATGCCGTTTACTAAGTACGGCTTTACCTTATATAGCAAAGATGACCTGGTTGAGCTGTTAACCCAAAATTCCTTTACCGTAAGTGATGTGCAGGAAATGGAGGAGCCTTCTTTTGATATAGGAGGCAAGACAATTAACCCGGAGAGCCTGATCGTAACGGCCGTGAGCAATTAA
- a CDS encoding DUF4288 domain-containing protein: MQAYVAQIIYKIKSSSKGTEQYDEQYRLVFAADEREALNKAQIIGKEEEAAFIDRHGRAVSWQMVAIKDLQEVVLNDGSLLFSTVKEVEPIAAPLWAESASC; encoded by the coding sequence ATGCAAGCTTACGTTGCCCAGATCATTTACAAGATCAAATCATCATCAAAAGGAACCGAACAATATGACGAGCAGTACCGCCTGGTATTTGCCGCCGATGAACGCGAAGCGCTGAACAAGGCGCAGATAATAGGCAAGGAAGAAGAAGCCGCCTTTATCGACCGTCACGGGCGCGCTGTATCGTGGCAGATGGTAGCCATCAAAGACCTGCAGGAAGTAGTACTTAATGATGGATCATTATTGTTCTCTACCGTTAAAGAAGTAGAACCGATAGCCGCGCCTCTCTGGGCAGAATCTGCCAGCTGCTAA
- a CDS encoding energy transducer TonB → MKNTIFFILLLSGFLFPKAGLAKSDTTYYNKAGGMTTKDSADYYQVSIMLDSNTLLHKDYYLSGQLKSVRTLKKQGNGFLFDGPIEDYYPGGQIHAQGAYKDNELHGALKSYYSTGKLKRIATYKNGKLKSGKMHDTAGKEIEYTEYERRAEPKFDVNKYLSRNIKYPVRARDNGKQGRVAVTFVVDTNGKIKSTYVRTPVDPDLDAESIRLINMMPDWSPAVLDDVPYEMCFTLPIHFRIDN, encoded by the coding sequence ATGAAAAACACGATCTTCTTTATTCTATTACTTTCTGGTTTTCTGTTTCCAAAAGCCGGACTTGCAAAATCTGATACTACTTATTACAATAAAGCCGGCGGCATGACGACAAAGGACAGTGCCGATTATTATCAAGTTTCCATTATGCTGGATTCAAATACTCTTTTACATAAAGACTATTATCTAAGCGGGCAGTTGAAGTCGGTACGAACCTTAAAAAAACAGGGCAACGGTTTTTTATTCGATGGTCCTATCGAAGACTATTACCCTGGGGGACAGATACATGCACAGGGCGCCTACAAGGACAATGAATTGCATGGAGCGCTTAAAAGTTATTATTCGACAGGCAAGCTAAAACGAATAGCTACATATAAAAATGGAAAACTAAAATCAGGGAAGATGCATGATACCGCGGGAAAGGAGATTGAGTACACAGAGTATGAACGCAGAGCTGAGCCAAAATTTGACGTGAACAAGTATTTAAGTAGAAACATCAAATACCCGGTGCGTGCCCGCGACAATGGAAAACAGGGAAGAGTGGCAGTAACCTTCGTGGTTGACACAAATGGAAAAATAAAAAGTACATATGTAAGAACCCCAGTTGACCCTGATCTGGATGCCGAATCTATTCGCCTAATCAATATGATGCCCGACTGGAGTCCTGCCGTGCTGGATGACGTACCGTACGAAATGTGCTTTACACTCCCTATACATTTCCGCATAGACAATTAG